From the Kitasatospora atroaurantiaca genome, the window CCTGCCCTGCAGCTGCTGCCCGGTGCGGCGGGCGCAGAGCCGGGCGGCCTCTCCCCACTCACCCCAGCCGTAGAGGACCCCGCTTCCCGCGGCCCGGGTCAGGTACTTCATGCCGGACTCCACGTACAGCGTGTCCGGCCCGGCCATCAGCTCGGCCGGGACGGTGCCGTGGCCCAGCGCGGAGCAGTCCAGGACGGTACGGATCCCGGCCGCGCGCAGCGGTTCGAGGACCGGCACGTCGCAGCGCGGCCCGTTCAGCGCCAGCTCCGCGAGGGCCAGCACGGGGCTGTGGCGGGCGATCGCCGCCGTCGCCGCCTCGGCGTCGCGCAGGTCCACCGGGACGGTCCGCAGGCCCCACGGGAGGTACAGCGCGTCCAGCAGGTCCCGGGTCTCGAAGTACATCCGGTCGTGCACCAGCAGGGTGTCACCGGGCCGGGCGCCGGAGGCGCGGACGGCCACGTCCAGCGCGGACATCCCGGCGTTCACCAGGACGGCCTGCTCGCTGCCGAAGGCGGCCGCGGCGAGCTGCTCGGCGCGGCGGCGCCGGCCGTTCTCGTAGCTGTCCCAGTACGTCCTGGGGCTCAACCCCTGCTCCTGCTGTGCGGCGTCGGCCCAGAACTCCTCCATGGAGCGGTACGCCGCGGCGGCCTCGAAGGAGGAGTCGAGCAGCCCGGCGAGCTGCCCGGACGCCGCGCGGTAGCGCTCCAGCAGGGGCCTGAACGCCAGGCCGCCGTCCGCCGCCTCGGCGAGAGAGGCCGGCACGGCGAAGCCCTCCGCCCGGTACTCCTCGACCAGGGCGCCCGCGAGCCGCACCAGGTACGCGGTGCTGGCCTCGGAGACCTCGCCCGCCGGCCCGCCCGTCACCGCTCCACCACGAAGAGCGTGTACGGGAAGGGCATGCCCGGCACATCGGTGCGGCTCTCCTCGACGGTGACCTCGCCGTACCCGCCGAGCAGCGTCCGCCACTCCTCGGCGGTGCGGTGCTGGGGGACGCACGGCACGTCGAAGGTGTTGAGGCAGCGGTTGAAGAACTCGTCCACGTAGAGGTGGAACTCCTCGCTGTTCTCGGCGTCCAGGCAGTTCTCCACGATCACCCAGCGCTCGGCCCCGGTCCGGGCGACGGCGTCCAGCAGCCGCCGCACCTCCGGTTCGTGGTGCAGCACGGTGCACAGCAGCGCGGAGCCGTACTCACCCTCCGGCAGCCGTACGTCGGCCGGGACGTCGTGCACCGGGAACGGCAGCCGGGACCAGTCGCTCTCGTACGCCGTCGAGCGTTCGCACCCGGTCACCGAGCCCGCGTCGAGGCCGTGCCGGAGCAGGGCCCGCAGCACGGTGAAGTCGCCGCCGAGCACGTCGAGCACCGGACCGGTCAGGTGTCCGGCCAGCCAGGACGCGACGAACTCGGAGCGCTGCTCGGCGAAGACCCGGTTCCACTCGGCCCGGACGCCCGACTCGGCCAGCACCGGGGCCGTGGGCCCGAAGCCCTCCCGGCCCAGCAGCAGCCGTACCAGCCTGGCCGTCCCGACTGGGTCGGCCAGGTCGAAGGCGCCGCGGGACCAGATGTCCAGCATCCGCTGCTCGAAGAGGTCCAGCAGTTTCTCGTCCGGGAGCGGCCCGGGGCGGTCCTCGGTCTTGGATGGCATCATGACGGTGCCTCAGACCGTCATCGACATACGGCGCGGGTCGGCGATCGCCGCCACGACCTCGTCCACCAGCTGCTCGGCGAGGTCGTGGTCCAGCTCGCGCTCGATGCCGTGCAGGAACTCCAGCACGTAGTCGACGGTGCGCCGGTCGTAGGGCCAGTCGAACTTGGTGCAGAGCGTCAGCGCGGCGAAGTCCTCGGGGTGCTCGATGCTGCTCGCCCAGTCGCCGTACTCGCCCATGGTCCGGGCGAGCAGCGAGTCCGGCTCCTTCGTGTAGCCGCCCGTGCCGGAGAAGACCTCGGCGGCGAGGTTCCGGCCGAACGCCGGGTCGCCGAGCCGGGCGAGGCTCTGCCGCAGGCCGTTCTCCCGGACGCTGTCGGCGACGTGGCTGCCGACCCGGAAGTCCAGCGCGCACTCGACGGAGGTGTGGCCGAAGTCGCGTTCCAGGTGGGCCCGGGTGTCGTGGTCGCGGGGGTCGCGGTCGGTGATGCCGAGGCGCAGCGCGTTGTCGAAGAAGCCGTCCATCCGGTCGACCGCGAGGTGCATCTCCTGGTAGGCCCAGCCGATCCGTTGGGGTTCGGGGGTGAGCGTGGGCCCGTAGTGGATGACCCAGTCGGTGATGATGTGACCCTCGATCAGCTTGGCCGCCCGGTCGACGGGCTGCTCGTCCTGGCGCTGCACGGCCTCCTTGAGCCGGCCGTACGCCCACTCGTGGCAGTGCGCCAGGTTGGGGAAGAGCGCCAGCACGGCGTCCTCCTCCCAGACCTCGGAGCCGGCGGTGGCCGCGTGCTCGATGACGGCGAGGTGTCCGATGATGTCCATGCGACGTCCTTTCGACGTGTCAGGTGGGAGCCGGGGTTCGGGGTGACCGGGTGGTCCGGCGTCGGGGCGGCCGCGCCGGTCAGGCGGCGGACGGGTGGGCGTCGATCGGGTCCGCGTCGATCGGGTCCGCGTCGATCGGGTCGGTGCCTGCGAAGCGCTTCCAGACGTCCCGCAGCACCTCCACGTGCTCGGTCAGTTCGGCCGGGTCGAGGCGGGCGGTGAACCGCACGTCGCGGTACCACTCACCGATCCACGGGTCCAGCAGCGGCAGGTAGCGCAGCCGCCACTTCCAGCGGCTGATGGACAGGCCGTGATGGAAGATCAGCCCGTCGACCAGGCTGTCGGCGGCCCAGCACAGCTTGAGGTACGCCTCGTCGGGGCGGTCGGCGCGCAGGCTCGCGGGGATGCCCTTGGTGGCGTCGCGGACGTTGACCAGGAAGCAGTCGCGCTTGAAGGCCTGGTAGGCGGCCCAGGGCACGGCGGCGCGCAGCTCGCGCAGCCCGTCCGGCCCGTGCACCGGGACTCCGCAGCGCAGCGCGTGGAAGAGGTCGGTGCCTACCTTGACGTCCAGGCCGCCGACCCGGGTGAAGTCGGCCTCGACGGCCTCAACGTCGCGGATGCCGAGGTCGAGGGCGCGGGCGGCGCCGAGCACCCGGTCGGTGGGCCAGACCTCGACGTCGGCCTCGTTGCCGTCCAGGTCGACGTAGCTCATGGCATAGCCGTTGGCGAGCTGTTCGGTGAGCCGCTCGGAGTGCCGCCGGGCGGCGAACTCGGCGAAGCGGTCCTGGTCCGGGGTGATCAGCACGAGGTCCAGGTCGCCGCCGCCGGTGTCGAACGGGAGGACCGAGGAGCCGGTGAGCAGCAGCACCTCGTCGTCCCTCGGCCCGATGCCGGCGGCGTACTCGGCGGCCTGCTCCAGTGCGGTCCGCAGCCGGGTGGGGTCGGTCACCGGTCCTCCTCGCTGTCGGAGCGCGGGCGGGTGATGCCGCGCGCCTCGCGCCACGCCTCGTTGAAGATCGTCGAGGTGTAGCGCGCGCCGCCGTCCGGCAGGATGACGACGATGTTGGTCCGGGGCCCGGGGAGCAGCCGGGCGAGCCGCACCGCGGCGACCACCGCGCAGCCCGCCGAGCCGCCGACCCAGAGGCCCTCCTCCTGCTGGAGGCGCAGACACATCCGCATCGAGTCGGCGTCCGCGACGTTCATCGGCCGGTCGACGGAACCGAGGTCCAGCAGCTCGGGCACGAAGTCGCCGCCGATGCCCTCGATCAGGTAAGGCCCGGCCGGCGCGTTGCCGCCGCGCGAACGGGAGGCGAGGATGCTGCCGACCGGGTCGGCCAGCACCAGCTGCGCCTTGCTGCCGGCCGCGCGCAGGGCCCGGCCGACGCCGCTGAAGGTGCCGCCGGTGCCCGCGCCGGAGACGAACGCGCCGATCTCGCCGCCGGTCTGCCGGAGGATCTCCGGACCGGTCGTCAGCTCGTGCGCCTCCCGGTTCCACGGGTTGGCGAACTGGTCGACGTAGTAGGCGTCGGGCAGTTCCTCGGCCAGCCGGCGGGCCGTGTTGATGAAGGAGTCGGGGCTCTGCGGCGGCACTCCGTACGGGCAGCGGACGACCTCCGCCCCCCAGGCCCGCATCATCGCCTCCTTCTCGGGGCCCATCTTGCTGCTCATGGTCACCAGCACCCGGTAGCGGCCGGCGGCCGCGGCGGCCAGGCCGATGCCGGTGTTCCCGGCGGTCGCCTCGACCAGGGTGCTCCGGCCGGGCTTGAGCAGTCCGGCGTCCTCGGCCCGGCGGATGATGTGCCGTCCGATCCGGTCCTTGACCGAGCCGGCCGGGTTCATGAACTCGCACTTGGCCAGCAGCCGGTGCGGCAGGCCCGCGCCGATGCTCGCCAGCTCCACCATCGGGGTGTCCCCCACCAGTTCCATGGCGGCGGTGCCGGCGGGCGGGGACACCGTGGTGTCGATCGTGGTCATCCGTGCACCCCTGTTCCTGGTTGCTGGTGGTCGTGCGTCTCGTGGAGCAGCCGTGAGCGCTGCGGGCGGCCGCCCGGGACCGCCGCGATCCGGACCGGCTCGTCGACCTCGACCCAGCGGGCGGTCCGCCACCCGCTGGTGAGGTCGCTCCAGCCCGGCAGCTGCTTCGAGGAGTAGCCGTGCGGCATGAGCGC encodes:
- a CDS encoding PLP-dependent transferase, whose product is MTGGPAGEVSEASTAYLVRLAGALVEEYRAEGFAVPASLAEAADGGLAFRPLLERYRAASGQLAGLLDSSFEAAAAYRSMEEFWADAAQQEQGLSPRTYWDSYENGRRRRAEQLAAAAFGSEQAVLVNAGMSALDVAVRASGARPGDTLLVHDRMYFETRDLLDALYLPWGLRTVPVDLRDAEAATAAIARHSPVLALAELALNGPRCDVPVLEPLRAAGIRTVLDCSALGHGTVPAELMAGPDTLYVESGMKYLTRAAGSGVLYGWGEWGEAARLCARRTGQQLQGRALHRIRPGEVAACRSRLALHSARRRRFVDTLERCWPDLVVTDARRAVADRQDLLARAVERGADGCMAFVALPEGAAADPEAAHRALVAEWAGAWEEPRIRAGFGWTLTTGRAYGRDPLNTALGECFTRISVGIEPEQQIDDLAAHLAQVARKATR
- a CDS encoding PLP-dependent cysteine synthase family protein, with amino-acid sequence MTTIDTTVSPPAGTAAMELVGDTPMVELASIGAGLPHRLLAKCEFMNPAGSVKDRIGRHIIRRAEDAGLLKPGRSTLVEATAGNTGIGLAAAAAGRYRVLVTMSSKMGPEKEAMMRAWGAEVVRCPYGVPPQSPDSFINTARRLAEELPDAYYVDQFANPWNREAHELTTGPEILRQTGGEIGAFVSGAGTGGTFSGVGRALRAAGSKAQLVLADPVGSILASRSRGGNAPAGPYLIEGIGGDFVPELLDLGSVDRPMNVADADSMRMCLRLQQEEGLWVGGSAGCAVVAAVRLARLLPGPRTNIVVILPDGGARYTSTIFNEAWREARGITRPRSDSEEDR